In Sphingobacterium sp. SRCM116780, the genomic stretch TGGTAGGAGCAGTAATTGTCTGCGATGATCGAATCGTCGGTGAGGGTTATACTTCTCCTTATGGAGGACCGCATGCAGAGGTAAATGCTATTCAGCAGGTATTGGATCGTTATGATAGTGATGAGGCTGCGGATAAGTTAAGCAGATCTGTTTTTTATGTCAGCTTAGAGCCTTGTGCTCATTATGGGAAAACACCTCCCTGTGCAGATTTAATTGCCAAATACAAACCAAACAAGGTGTTCATCGCTTGTTTAGACCCTTTTGCAAAAGTAAATGGGAAAGGATTAATGATCTTAAAGGAAGCAGGGATCGCGGTTGAAGTAGGGCTTCTGGAAAGTGAAGCTTTATGGTTAAATAGACGATTTTTTACCCGTGTACTAAAGAATCGTCCTTATATTATTTTAAAATGGGCAGAGACTTCGGATGGTTTTATCGCGAAAGATGGCAAGCAAGTGTGGATAAGCAACAATGCGAGTAAACAGCTGGTTCATCAATGGCGAGCGGAAGAGGATGCCATTTTAATTGGTACAAAGACTGCATTGGTAGATAATCCGAGTTTGACTGTACGAGAGTGGAAGGGAAGCAATCCAAAGCGTATCCTGATTGATAAGTTGCTTGCTGTACCAGCTGATGCTGCTGTATTAAACGAAGAGGCGGAGACGATTATATTTAATGATGTTAAAACAGAATGGAGTGAGACTAATAAGTTCATTGCATTGGAGAACTTTGATTGGTATTTGCCACAAAATATTTTGTATCAGTTATATTTAATGGATGTGCAATCCATTATTATTGAGGGAGGGGCTAAAACTCTTGATTTATTCATACAAGCTGGACTTTGGGATGAAGCACGTATATTTAAAGGGAGGCAGGTTTGGAATGCTGGTGTAAAATCTCCTCAAATAGGAGGGACTTTAAAAGAAACTCTTCAGGTCGCTGATGATCAATTGGAAATTTGGATTAATAAATAATTATTTTAATTGTTTATTGATTTAAAATTATTTTATTATCTTTAGGATATGGCTATTCCTGAAGATCTTTTGCATTTTATATGGAAGTTGCGCCTTTTTCAGACAGACCAATTATTAACCGTTGAAGGCAAGCAAATCACTGTTCTTAATGTAGGTGAGCATAATCGTAATGCTGGC encodes the following:
- the ribD gene encoding bifunctional diaminohydroxyphosphoribosylaminopyrimidine deaminase/5-amino-6-(5-phosphoribosylamino)uracil reductase RibD codes for the protein MNKHESYMRRCLDLAVLGAGTTSPNPMVGAVIVCDDRIVGEGYTSPYGGPHAEVNAIQQVLDRYDSDEAADKLSRSVFYVSLEPCAHYGKTPPCADLIAKYKPNKVFIACLDPFAKVNGKGLMILKEAGIAVEVGLLESEALWLNRRFFTRVLKNRPYIILKWAETSDGFIAKDGKQVWISNNASKQLVHQWRAEEDAILIGTKTALVDNPSLTVREWKGSNPKRILIDKLLAVPADAAVLNEEAETIIFNDVKTEWSETNKFIALENFDWYLPQNILYQLYLMDVQSIIIEGGAKTLDLFIQAGLWDEARIFKGRQVWNAGVKSPQIGGTLKETLQVADDQLEIWINK